One stretch of Aquimarina sp. Aq107 DNA includes these proteins:
- a CDS encoding outer membrane beta-barrel protein, with protein MELKKTLIIIMLIMIKQMSAQNIISGSVTDQNQESLVFANVILYQDKADTAISAMATSDQGKYIFENIKEGNYRIEVSMLGYDTKVSETFSLNNEWKDVTMNFILQSEQLDEVLITYKKPIIKQTAEKLIVDIEKSEMINTNLQDVMKKVPGIIVTNGNINYGGQGNVRILINGKTTDYMDVSSLLREMPADNIARVELIQQPGAEYDAEGSGPIINIILKKNVKLGTHGNIKSTIGYVDDLTYGTSASIASYKNKLNWQASAGYNRSSWREDLIISRQVLDETYNQTSISPYDPETFRISGGFDYYLNEKNTIGVNTNRIQSLSDRITKNNTTITDGVSSIILLTDNSYERDRVTYTLNPYYEYDDTKNKVALDFNYIDYNFENENNLFKVEESPVAYDDQRYFQNADYEILTYQGDYKRTQNDNFSWGVGAKYSQVNSDSDLQSFTQNDEGEFENNEDQTNQFLIDESILAVYSKFNAKYNKWSFSGGVRWEESDTKGTSITQNETRSRKISKLFPSVSLGREITETFGVNASYSYRIQRPSYSSLNSFVYYYDPFTFEEGNPNLKPSFTNNFRFNLTYDDQPFFSVSYGQTTDALFEIITQNDASAETSRSVINLAENNNFTASLFGPLDFVKGLDGYTGIIVNYNEYRSEGLIPSLDLSQWSLTWYTSAEYQLPWGINSEVSGYYSTGGLEGQIEYKWIAGIDVAISKKFMNDRLKVSLEFEEILNRKFLGTINYDNVNASIVNDWPRQNIFLQLNYNFGSKFNKKKNRNNISEDERDRIEDKN; from the coding sequence GTGGAATTAAAAAAAACACTAATAATTATTATGCTCATTATGATAAAACAGATGAGTGCGCAGAACATAATATCAGGAAGTGTTACAGATCAAAATCAAGAATCTTTGGTTTTTGCAAATGTTATTCTTTATCAAGATAAAGCAGACACAGCAATTTCTGCAATGGCAACCAGTGATCAAGGGAAGTATATTTTCGAAAACATAAAAGAAGGTAACTATCGAATCGAAGTATCCATGCTTGGTTATGATACTAAAGTTTCTGAAACTTTTAGTCTTAATAACGAATGGAAAGATGTAACAATGAACTTTATATTACAATCAGAACAGTTGGATGAGGTATTGATCACTTATAAAAAACCAATAATTAAGCAGACTGCGGAAAAACTAATTGTAGATATCGAAAAATCTGAAATGATTAATACTAATTTACAAGATGTAATGAAAAAGGTTCCTGGAATTATCGTTACTAATGGGAATATTAATTATGGAGGTCAAGGAAATGTTAGAATATTGATCAATGGAAAAACAACAGATTATATGGATGTTTCTTCTCTTTTAAGAGAGATGCCAGCAGATAATATAGCGAGAGTAGAACTTATTCAACAACCAGGTGCAGAATATGATGCCGAAGGATCAGGACCTATTATTAATATTATTTTAAAGAAGAATGTTAAGTTAGGTACACACGGGAATATAAAAAGTACGATTGGTTATGTAGATGATCTTACTTACGGAACTAGTGCGTCTATAGCTAGTTATAAAAACAAACTAAATTGGCAAGCAAGTGCTGGTTATAATAGATCATCATGGAGAGAGGATTTAATCATATCGAGACAAGTTTTGGATGAAACTTATAACCAAACATCAATTTCTCCATATGACCCAGAGACTTTTAGGATTAGTGGAGGTTTTGATTACTATCTAAATGAGAAAAATACAATTGGGGTAAATACAAATAGAATCCAATCTTTATCTGATCGAATCACCAAAAACAACACTACAATCACTGACGGAGTTTCATCTATAATACTGTTAACAGATAATAGTTATGAAAGAGATAGGGTCACATATACTCTAAATCCATATTATGAATATGATGATACAAAGAATAAGGTAGCTTTAGACTTTAATTATATCGATTACAATTTTGAGAACGAGAATAATTTGTTCAAAGTTGAAGAAAGTCCCGTGGCGTATGATGATCAACGATATTTTCAAAATGCAGATTATGAAATTCTTACTTATCAAGGAGATTATAAACGAACGCAAAACGATAATTTTAGCTGGGGAGTAGGAGCAAAGTATTCACAGGTAAACTCTGATAGTGATTTACAATCTTTTACCCAAAATGATGAGGGAGAGTTTGAGAATAACGAAGATCAAACCAATCAATTTCTGATTGATGAAAGTATTCTAGCGGTATATTCAAAATTTAATGCAAAGTATAATAAGTGGTCATTTTCTGGTGGTGTCCGCTGGGAAGAAAGTGATACCAAAGGAACTTCCATTACACAAAACGAAACAAGATCAAGAAAAATTTCTAAGTTATTCCCTAGTGTTAGTTTAGGTAGAGAAATTACTGAAACATTTGGAGTCAATGCATCTTATAGTTATAGAATACAAAGACCATCTTACAGTTCTCTAAACTCATTTGTATATTATTATGATCCTTTTACGTTTGAAGAGGGTAACCCAAACCTGAAACCTTCGTTTACGAATAATTTTCGTTTTAATCTTACCTATGATGACCAACCATTTTTTAGTGTGAGTTATGGACAGACGACAGATGCTTTGTTTGAGATAATAACCCAAAATGATGCTTCAGCAGAAACTTCACGTTCTGTAATTAATTTGGCAGAGAATAATAATTTTACAGCGAGTCTATTTGGACCATTAGATTTCGTTAAAGGTTTAGATGGGTATACTGGAATAATCGTTAATTATAACGAGTATAGATCAGAAGGATTGATTCCATCTCTAGACTTATCACAATGGAGTTTAACATGGTATACAAGTGCAGAATATCAATTACCATGGGGCATCAATTCTGAAGTCTCCGGATATTATTCTACAGGAGGATTAGAAGGGCAAATCGAATATAAATGGATTGCAGGAATTGATGTGGCGATAAGCAAGAAATTTATGAATGATCGATTAAAGGTTAGCTTAGAATTTGAAGAAATCTTGAATAGAAAATTCTTAGGTACTATTAATTATGATAATGTAAATGCTAGCATAGTAAATGATTGGCCAAGGCAAAATATATTTCTTCAACTTAATTACAATTTTGGATCAAAGTTTAACAAAAAGAAAAACAGGAATAATATTTCTGAAGATGAACGAGATAGAATAGAAGATAAAAATTAA
- a CDS encoding helix-turn-helix domain-containing protein, whose amino-acid sequence MSFFGKNIKKIRSVKSLSQQAFAELFDLKRGTLGAYEEGRSEPKIDTIIKIANYFSIEIDKLLTSELTVNELLKFKGDLTTYAEDVKREQFALIPCITEGTSGEYISLYNKDNFIKELPTIQLPVNPAKVFRGYTVLNLEMTNHDQGFYPKDIVIGEKVPSDVIKKLNNGTLVVALTDTKLIFRRLYITKNSVVLRADHKNIEDDEYPITEIKEMWRVRYVFCKRIPEFADGMEGKLQMIEQELFRMKEKLG is encoded by the coding sequence ATGTCATTTTTTGGAAAAAATATTAAAAAAATTAGAAGTGTAAAAAGTTTAAGTCAACAAGCTTTTGCGGAGCTATTTGACCTGAAAAGAGGGACTTTAGGGGCTTATGAAGAAGGTAGGAGTGAACCAAAGATAGATACGATTATTAAGATAGCTAATTATTTTAGCATCGAAATAGATAAGTTGTTAACTAGCGAACTGACCGTAAATGAACTTTTAAAATTCAAGGGAGATCTTACTACATATGCAGAAGATGTAAAACGTGAACAGTTTGCGTTAATTCCTTGTATCACTGAAGGTACATCTGGAGAGTATATATCCTTATATAATAAAGACAATTTTATAAAAGAGCTTCCTACTATTCAATTACCAGTAAATCCGGCTAAGGTTTTTAGAGGGTATACCGTATTGAATTTAGAAATGACCAATCACGATCAAGGGTTTTATCCAAAAGATATAGTAATTGGAGAAAAAGTACCCTCAGATGTTATTAAGAAATTGAATAACGGAACTCTGGTAGTAGCTTTAACGGATACGAAATTAATTTTTAGAAGATTATATATTACTAAAAATAGCGTAGTGTTACGAGCGGATCATAAAAATATTGAAGATGATGAGTATCCAATTACTGAAATAAAAGAAATGTGGAGAGTACGTTATGTATTTTGTAAACGTATTCCGGAGTTTGCGGATGGTATGGAAGGTAAGTTGCAAATGATAGAACAAGAATTATTTAGAATGAAAGAAAAGCTAGGATAA
- a CDS encoding molecular chaperone Tir encodes MQDHFQLVKDYLLKLNFNIIHENSGDGIIMISKENEGIKNLIIGVALPILIIEQHIFNIKNKNELVYRSLLQKNRDIVHGAFVLDETGEKVIFRDTLQLENLDLNELEGTLNSLSLLLSEYSQQIINFSKY; translated from the coding sequence ATGCAAGATCACTTCCAATTGGTGAAAGATTACTTATTGAAACTTAATTTTAACATCATTCATGAAAACAGTGGAGATGGAATTATTATGATCAGTAAAGAAAATGAAGGAATTAAAAATCTAATTATTGGCGTAGCATTACCAATTTTGATTATTGAACAACATATTTTCAATATAAAAAACAAAAACGAATTGGTGTATCGTAGCTTACTTCAAAAAAACAGGGACATCGTTCACGGAGCTTTTGTTCTGGATGAAACTGGAGAAAAAGTAATCTTTAGAGATACATTACAATTAGAAAATTTAGATTTAAATGAGTTAGAGGGAACCCTAAATTCTTTAAGTCTACTATTAAGTGAATACTCGCAACAAATTATAAATTTTTCAAAATATTAA
- a CDS encoding PspA/IM30 family protein, translating into MNFFKRLFKIGEAEAHSAIDKMEDPIKMTEQGIRDMKVDLEKSLEALAQVKALAIRSKNDTEEFTAKAEDYQQKAMLILKKAQSGDLDSAEADRLAKEALIKKEESLQHATRGKGETEKFEGSVSQLEKNVDEIKQNISKWENELKTLKARVKVSAATKNVNKQMAEIDSSSTVSMLERMKDKVNQEEALAEAYGDIANASKSIDEELDKAVDITKTNAEDDLAKLKEQLGLNDKKK; encoded by the coding sequence ATGAACTTTTTCAAAAGACTATTTAAAATAGGTGAAGCAGAAGCACATTCTGCTATAGATAAGATGGAAGATCCAATCAAAATGACCGAACAAGGAATACGGGATATGAAGGTTGATCTCGAAAAAAGTCTAGAAGCTTTAGCACAAGTAAAAGCTTTAGCTATTCGATCTAAAAATGATACCGAAGAGTTTACCGCAAAAGCCGAAGATTATCAGCAAAAAGCGATGCTTATTCTTAAAAAAGCGCAAAGTGGAGATCTAGACAGTGCGGAAGCAGACCGATTAGCAAAAGAAGCATTGATTAAAAAAGAAGAATCCTTACAGCACGCAACACGTGGTAAAGGGGAAACAGAAAAATTCGAAGGCTCAGTGTCTCAATTAGAAAAAAATGTAGATGAGATAAAACAAAACATAAGCAAATGGGAAAATGAGTTAAAAACTCTAAAGGCAAGAGTAAAAGTATCTGCAGCTACTAAAAACGTAAATAAGCAAATGGCGGAAATAGATAGTTCTAGTACTGTTTCTATGTTAGAAAGAATGAAAGATAAAGTAAATCAAGAAGAAGCACTCGCTGAAGCTTATGGAGATATTGCTAATGCGTCAAAATCCATTGATGAAGAACTTGACAAAGCGGTTGATATCACAAAAACAAATGCAGAAGATGATTTAGCTAAGCTAAAAGAGCAATTAGGTCTGAATGACAAAAAGAAATAG
- a CDS encoding YbjQ family protein: MVTSTTEKIPNKEVIQILGIARGSTVRARNIGRDVFAGLKNIVGGEIEEYTKLQAQSREQALQRMNQDAQRLGADAVINVRLTTSMVMQGASEILAYGTAVKLK, encoded by the coding sequence ATGGTAACATCTACGACAGAAAAGATACCTAATAAAGAAGTAATTCAAATTTTAGGAATAGCAAGAGGAAGTACAGTGAGAGCAAGAAATATTGGTAGAGATGTTTTTGCAGGGCTAAAAAACATAGTTGGTGGTGAAATTGAAGAGTACACCAAATTGCAAGCACAATCTAGAGAACAAGCATTACAGCGAATGAATCAAGATGCGCAACGATTAGGAGCGGACGCAGTTATTAATGTGAGGCTAACTACTTCCATGGTGATGCAAGGCGCATCAGAAATCTTAGCATATGGGACAGCAGTAAAACTTAAATGA
- a CDS encoding OB-fold-containig protein, with protein MKELVEIAFSPVNAFFSIMCLALLLYWILTILTGLDLDFFDVDFDASTDIDLDADMDADLDNYNPDVDLPQKNINAEAQAESVGIQFLRYFNFDELPLMFMLTTLFFSMWFISINITHTFGWQSNLVGFIMLVPNLIVSLFITKLLTKPIAKLYRMIDHKGEEEIDFLGRRCIVKSPVSGEKLGQIEVIVKGDPIRVQAKGFKGVSISSGEEALIVNESKDKKYYLIEKFQS; from the coding sequence TTGAAAGAATTAGTAGAAATAGCATTTTCGCCAGTTAACGCATTTTTTTCAATAATGTGTTTAGCATTACTGCTATATTGGATTTTAACAATACTTACAGGATTAGACCTGGACTTTTTTGATGTAGATTTTGATGCATCAACAGACATAGATCTAGACGCGGATATGGATGCAGATCTAGATAATTATAATCCAGATGTTGATTTACCTCAAAAAAATATCAATGCAGAGGCTCAGGCAGAAAGCGTTGGTATACAATTCTTAAGGTATTTCAATTTTGATGAGCTGCCTTTGATGTTTATGTTAACTACTTTATTCTTTTCAATGTGGTTCATCTCAATAAATATAACACATACGTTTGGCTGGCAGTCTAATTTGGTTGGCTTTATAATGCTAGTTCCAAATTTAATTGTAAGTCTTTTTATCACTAAACTTCTAACTAAACCTATCGCCAAATTGTATCGTATGATTGATCATAAGGGTGAAGAAGAAATAGATTTTCTAGGACGCAGATGCATTGTAAAATCTCCCGTATCAGGAGAAAAACTAGGACAGATTGAAGTAATAGTAAAAGGAGATCCGATAAGAGTTCAAGCAAAAGGATTCAAAGGAGTATCTATCTCTTCTGGAGAAGAAGCTTTAATTGTCAACGAATCTAAGGACAAAAAATATTATTTAATAGAAAAATTTCAATCATAA
- a CDS encoding flotillin: protein MLEKSSLIVLVAIVIVTFGLIVWIISMYKKIIQGKVLVRTGAGGTKVYFNAGLVVPVLHKMEIMDISVKKLEIERTGINGLICKDNIRADIKVAFFVRVNKSKADIINVAQTIGCARASEIDVLRNLFDAKFSEALKTVGKKFEFVELYEARREFRDEIVNIIGTDLNGYILDDCAIDDLEQTSLSVMKADNILDAEGIKKITELTAAQNVKSNLIKRDEEKVIRKQDVEAREAILELDKQLAEKEEQQRREIANIKAREEAEILKVSEEERLKSETARIATEEKVKVAEENMQRQIIVAEKNKQRTDAVETERVEKDRMLEATERERIVTLAQIEKEKVVEVEKKNIQDVIRDRVTLEKGVVEEQENMKDIEAFKTADREKQVKITIAEANAEEALITTIKAAEAQKEAAKQKAEEINIEAQAQKEASEKEAEARKTLAEATAKEEATIGMSEAQVMHAKADANERQGLVEANIIEKKAKAEAAGILAKAEAIKEEGLAEAEVIKEKAIADAAGIEEKAEAMKKLDGVGKEHEEFKLRLDKELQVDLAEINIQKEIADAQAEVIGEALKAANIDIVGGETMFFDQIVGQITKAKGFDRLVKHSDNIQDVKDAILGSDDVKGNLLEKVKEFATKYGVSSEDIKNLTIANILMDLKQKSNNEEENTLFSNLFNLAKGLGLSDQKLK, encoded by the coding sequence ATGTTAGAGAAATCATCATTGATAGTTTTAGTAGCTATAGTAATAGTTACTTTTGGATTGATCGTCTGGATCATTTCCATGTATAAAAAAATAATCCAGGGGAAAGTACTTGTAAGAACCGGAGCTGGTGGAACAAAAGTATATTTTAATGCCGGTTTAGTAGTTCCTGTGCTTCACAAAATGGAAATAATGGATATTTCTGTGAAGAAGCTAGAAATAGAAAGAACTGGTATAAACGGGCTTATTTGTAAAGACAATATTAGGGCTGATATTAAAGTAGCATTCTTCGTAAGGGTTAATAAATCAAAAGCAGATATAATTAATGTTGCTCAAACCATAGGATGTGCCAGAGCTTCGGAAATTGATGTACTAAGAAATCTATTCGATGCTAAATTCTCTGAGGCATTAAAAACTGTTGGTAAGAAATTCGAATTTGTAGAATTATATGAAGCGAGACGTGAATTTAGAGATGAAATTGTAAATATTATAGGTACAGATCTAAATGGATATATTCTTGATGACTGTGCGATTGATGATTTAGAACAAACATCACTTAGCGTAATGAAAGCTGATAATATTTTGGATGCAGAAGGTATTAAAAAGATTACAGAATTAACCGCTGCCCAGAATGTAAAATCTAACCTCATCAAACGTGATGAAGAAAAAGTAATTCGTAAACAAGATGTAGAAGCTCGCGAAGCAATTTTAGAATTAGATAAACAATTAGCTGAGAAAGAAGAACAACAACGAAGAGAAATAGCAAATATCAAAGCACGCGAAGAAGCAGAAATATTAAAGGTTTCTGAAGAAGAACGTTTAAAATCTGAAACTGCTCGTATTGCTACAGAAGAAAAAGTAAAAGTTGCCGAAGAAAATATGCAGCGCCAGATAATAGTTGCAGAGAAAAATAAGCAACGTACGGATGCGGTAGAAACGGAAAGAGTAGAAAAAGACAGAATGTTAGAGGCTACAGAACGTGAGCGTATTGTAACCTTAGCTCAGATCGAAAAAGAAAAAGTTGTAGAAGTTGAGAAGAAAAACATACAAGATGTAATCCGTGATCGCGTAACCTTAGAAAAAGGTGTGGTAGAAGAGCAAGAAAACATGAAAGATATAGAGGCTTTTAAAACTGCTGATCGTGAGAAACAAGTAAAAATTACTATTGCAGAAGCGAATGCAGAAGAAGCATTGATTACTACAATCAAAGCTGCTGAAGCGCAAAAAGAAGCAGCTAAGCAAAAAGCAGAAGAAATTAATATCGAGGCACAAGCACAAAAAGAAGCTAGTGAAAAAGAAGCTGAAGCTCGTAAAACACTTGCTGAAGCAACTGCCAAAGAAGAAGCGACTATTGGTATGTCTGAAGCACAAGTAATGCATGCAAAAGCAGATGCTAACGAACGTCAAGGATTAGTAGAAGCAAATATTATAGAGAAAAAAGCGAAGGCTGAAGCGGCTGGTATATTAGCTAAAGCTGAAGCAATCAAGGAAGAAGGATTAGCAGAAGCTGAAGTAATTAAAGAAAAAGCAATTGCAGATGCTGCCGGAATCGAAGAGAAAGCAGAAGCTATGAAAAAACTTGATGGTGTTGGTAAAGAACACGAAGAGTTTAAATTGCGATTAGACAAAGAATTACAAGTAGACTTGGCTGAAATAAACATCCAAAAAGAAATTGCAGATGCGCAGGCAGAAGTAATCGGAGAAGCACTTAAAGCTGCCAACATCGATATTGTAGGTGGAGAAACTATGTTCTTTGATCAAATAGTTGGTCAAATAACTAAGGCCAAAGGATTTGACAGACTGGTAAAACACTCTGATAATATTCAGGATGTAAAAGATGCTATTTTAGGAAGTGATGATGTAAAAGGAAACCTTTTAGAAAAAGTAAAAGAATTTGCTACTAAATACGGAGTATCATCAGAAGATATCAAAAACCTTACAATCGCTAACATTTTGATGGATCTAAAACAGAAATCTAACAATGAAGAAGAAAACACTTTATTCAGTAACCTGTTTAATCTAGCAAAAGGACTAGGGTTATCAGACCAGAAATTGAAATAA
- a CDS encoding DUF3592 domain-containing protein: protein MNKKFLGLIAVLFIAVGVLAFNTYYKKEGLIKNGTSTIAVIEKISTNKIDNEFSPTVENIHIKYKYTVKNKDYSKTQEISRHEHDAYFSKTGKVGDSVMIIYDSEKPTNSRIEKIKLKK, encoded by the coding sequence ATGAATAAAAAATTTTTAGGATTAATCGCAGTGTTATTTATCGCAGTAGGAGTATTAGCATTCAACACCTATTATAAAAAAGAAGGGTTGATAAAAAATGGTACTAGCACAATCGCGGTAATAGAAAAAATTTCGACAAACAAAATTGACAATGAATTCTCACCTACTGTAGAGAATATTCATATCAAATACAAATACACAGTTAAGAATAAAGATTACTCGAAAACACAGGAGATTTCAAGACACGAGCACGATGCGTATTTCTCTAAAACTGGCAAAGTAGGAGATTCTGTTATGATAATTTATGATTCTGAAAAACCTACAAATTCTAGAATTGAGAAAATTAAACTCAAGAAATAG